Within Williamwhitmania sp., the genomic segment GGTTAATCTCCTTGCCGTTTTTCAGCAGCACAAGCGTAGGTATGCTGCGCACCTTAAACTCGCCTGCCAACGGTTGGTTCTGATCAACATCCACCTTGCCAATGGTAATCTTACCATCCAGCTCATCAGCTAGCTCGTTGAGCACAGGCACCATCATTTTGCAGGGCATACACCAAGTTGCCCAAAAATCGACAAGGGTAACCCCACTCTTCACCTGCTGCTTAAAATTTGTTCCGGTCAGGGTCTTTATCTTGGTACTCGTAGGCACGTCGATCTTTTTCATGCGGCGAAGCGCAAAATAGAAGTAGCCCACCACTACTACAATAATTCCTAGGATAACTATCAACGTTGTTGACATAATGCTCTTTTTAAGTAGTGACTGCTATTTAACCTGCGATAGCTGCTGAATGAGAAACTCCTTGGTTTGAAGTCCCACAAAGCGTCCTATCTCCTTTCCATCCTTAAAAAGAATGAGGGTTGGAATACCGGAGATTTGAAACTGGGCAGCCAGCTGCTTGTTCTGTTCAACATCAACGTTTACCTTGGCAACGGTAACCTTACCATTTACCTCCTTGGCAACATCCTCAAGCACGGGAGCCATCATCCGACAGGGAGGACACCATGGTGCCCAGAAGTCTACCAGCGTAACGCCCGACTTGGTTTGCTCTGCAAAGGTCTTCACATCGAGGTGCTTAATGCCATCTTTGGAGGCAACCTCAGTGCTCTTCCCCGATTGCTGTGCACATCCTGCAAAAGCAATGGTTGTGGCAAACAAAAGGGTAGCAAAATATTTTGAAAGTCTCATTTACCTAATTTTTAAGTTTAAGCCGACTGCTTATGCTTGAGCTGATGAATGTAGCCTGAGACAGCCAATGCGGCAACCGTGGCCTCACCCACTGCGGTGGTAACCTGACGGTAACGCTTGGCAATGCAATCGCCGGCAGCAAACACTCCGGGAATATCGGTGGCCATATCGGCATTTACCACGATCTCTCCGTATTTGTTAAGTGGCACCTTCCCCACCAAAAATTCGGTATTGGGAACATAGCCCACAAAAATGAAAACTCCATCGATGGCAAACTTCCTCTCGTCACCGGTAGTGAGGTTCTTAATTACAACCCCTTCCAACTTCTCATTTCCGTAGAACTCGGCAATGGTGCTTTCCATTACAAAGTTAATCTTCTCATTGGCCTCGGCCTCT encodes:
- the trxA gene encoding thioredoxin, with product MRLSKYFATLLFATTIAFAGCAQQSGKSTEVASKDGIKHLDVKTFAEQTKSGVTLVDFWAPWCPPCRMMAPVLEDVAKEVNGKVTVAKVNVDVEQNKQLAAQFQISGIPTLILFKDGKEIGRFVGLQTKEFLIQQLSQVK
- the trxA gene encoding thioredoxin → MSTTLIVILGIIVVVVGYFYFALRRMKKIDVPTSTKIKTLTGTNFKQQVKSGVTLVDFWATWCMPCKMMVPVLNELADELDGKITIGKVDVDQNQPLAGEFKVRSIPTLVLLKNGKEINRFVGVKDKKFLLKQLSEVK